Part of the Pseudomonas abietaniphila genome is shown below.
CGGTGACGACATCGCTCAGGCCATGGCGTTGATGGGCGTGCGTCCGGTGTGGGCAACCGGCAGCCAGCGGGTCGACGACTTCGAGATTCTGCCGCTGAGTTTGCTGGACCGCCCTCGGGTGGACGTGACGCTTCGCGTGTCCGGCTTTTTCCGCGATGCATTCGCCAACCTGATTCGTCTGTTCGATGCCGCGGTGCAAGCCGTGGCGGCGCTGGATGAGCCGGATGACATGAACCCGTTGGCCGCACGCGTTCGCCAGGAGCGCGCGCAACTCAAGCGTGATGGCTTGAGCGATGAGCAGGCGGCGAAGCAGGCGGGCTGGCGGATCTTTGGTGCTAAACCCGGTGCCTACGGTGCCGGCGTGCAAAACGCCATCGACGGCCGCCTGTGGCAGACCCGGGAAGACTTGGCCGAGGTGTACCTGAACTGGGGCGGATACGCTTATGGCGCCGCCGATGAAGGCACGCCGGCACGTGCCGATTTCGCCAAACGCCTGAGTCAGGTGCAGGCCGTGGTGCAGAATCAGGACAACCGCGAGCACGACCTGCTCGATTCCAACGACTATTACCAGTTCCAGGGCGGCATGCTGGCCGCTGTGGAGAGCCTGAGCGGCGACAAGGTCGCCAGCTACCATGGCGATCACAGCCAGCCCGATCTGCCGAAGATTCGCACCCTCAAGGAAGAACTGAACCGGGTGGTGCGGTCTCGTGCGGCCAATCCGAAATGGATCGAAGGGGTCAAGCGTCACGGCTACAAGGGCGCGTTTGAAATGGCGGCGACGGTGGATTTCCTGTTCGCCTTCGACGCCACCACCGAGCTGATCGACGATCACCAGTACGCGTTGCTGGCCGATGCTTATCTGCTGGATCCGTCGACCCGCGAGTTCATTCAGCAACACAACCCGGACGCCTTGCGTGACATGACCGAACGCATGCTTGAAGCGCAGCAACGCGGACTGTGGGAGGCGCCTGGCGCCTACCGCGAGGCGCTGGAAAACCTGTTGCTGGATATAGAAGAGAGCTGAGTGGACGGGTAATCGTCTGGGGGACCCGACTGGCACGGCTGCTTTTGATGCTGGCCGAAGGCCGTAGGAGCGTGGCTTGTCCCGCGATCTGGCGCGAAGCGGCAGTAAAATTAAGCGCCTTAGTCGTTTTGGATGCATCGCGCTCGGCAGGTTTGCTGCCGGGCTCCGGCAGATCGCGGGACAAGCCACGCTCCTAAGCCCTCCGGGCAGAAGCGGGCAGCGTCATACTTATTTTTGATGTACGAAATAGAGCTCGAACATGACCGACACCCCACATTTCCCGCTCGCCGCCGTGGTCGGCGCCGATGAGTTGAAGCTGGCGCTGTGCCTGACCGCCATCGATCCGAAAATCGGCGGCGTATTGATCGAAGGGCCGCGTGGCATGGCCAAGTCGACGCTGGCGCGCGGTTTGGCGGATCTGTTGGCGAGCGGGCAGTTTGTCACGCTTCCCCTAGGCGCAACCGAAGAGCGTCTGGTCGGCACACTGGACCTCGATGCGGCGCTGGGCGAAGGCCGGGCGAGCTTCTCGCCGGGCGTGCTGGCCAAGGCCGATGGCGGCGTGTTGTATGTCGACGAGGTCAACCTGCTGCCGGATCATCTGGTCGACCTGCTGCTCGACGTCGCGGCCAGTGGGATCAACTTGGTGGAGCGCGACGGCATCTCCCATCGCCACCCGGCGCGTTTTGTCCTGATCGGCACAATGAACCCGGAAGAGGGCGAACTGCGCCCGCAGTTGCTGGACCGGTTCGGGCTGAACGTCGCGTTGAGCGGGCAGACCCTGCCGCAGCAGCGTGGACAGATCATTCGTCGTCGGCTGGATTTCGACGCGGCGCCCGACGCATTCATCGAGCAATGGGCGCACGAACAGCAGGCCCTCAAGGCCCGTTGCGAAACCGCTCGCGGCCTGCTGGCGAGCATTGAACTGGACGATACAAGCCTGGCAACAATCACCGAACGGTGTTTTGCGGCAGGCGTCGATGGCCTGCGTGCGGACCTGGTGTGGCTGCGTGCGGCGCGGGCCCATGCGGCGTGGCGTGGCGCGTCGTCCATCACCGAGGACGATATTGATGCGGTGGCCGAGTTTGCCTTGCGTCATCGGCGGCGCGAACCTCAGGCACCTCAGTCCCCGACCTCCGCTGCGCAGGACAACCCGTCGCAATCGCCGCCAAAACCCCCTGAACAGGGTGAAGGCCACTGGGGTGAAATGCCCGCGCAGCCTGTGGCGACCGGTACGCGTCGCGAAGTGCCGAGCTGGCCAAAAAAGCCCTAGGCATCCGCCCTCGTGATTTGACGGGGGCGGATGCCAGCCCTCGACCCGGCAGACTCAGCGGTGGTAAAAGTGGCGCTGCACGTGCCGGTGTTGACGGCGCCATCGCCTGGCTGCCCACCTTGCTACGAGGACGCCCTAAAACCCGTCACGATCTGGTGCGGCAACCCAGAACCCGTCGCCCGCAAAGCTTATGGCTGGTGATCGTCGATGCGTCGGCGTCTACCCGACGCCATCAGGCGCTGAGTCAGACCAAAGGCTTCCTGGCCCAGTTGTTCGATGACGCCTACCGGCAACGCGCCCGGCTGGCGCTGCTCACCGCCAGCGGCGCGCGCGCACGTTGGCAGCATCAGGGGCTGAAGGCCGGGCCGTCGTTGCAGCCTTGGCTGAATGCCTTGGGTGCGGGCGGTGGCACGCCGCTATTTGACGCGATCGGACAGGCGAGTGACTGGCTGGACAAGCGTCACAAGCGCTACCCGGCCGAGGACCACCGGTTGGTGATCCTGACCGATGGCCGAGTCAAAGACATGCCGGCGCTTATCGCCTTTGATTGCCCGAGCCTGCTGATCGACATCGAGCTAGGCCCGATCCGGCTGGGCAGGGCGATTGAAATGGCGCGTCAGCTGGGGGCTGACTACCGGCACATCGATGAACTCGCTTGACGCCTCAGCCTTGCAGTTTTTCGATCAGACGATCATGCCCCAGGCCGAAGGTGGCCATGACCAGCACGCCGAGCACACCCAGAAGGGCGCCAAAGAACAACGCCGGTGCAAGGCCATAGCCATCGACGATGAGCCCACCGACCAGTGAGCCCGACGCAATCGCGATCTGAAAGGTGGTGACCAGCATCGCCGAGCTCGCTTCCGGTAACTGCGGTGAGGTGAGCTGCATCCAGCTGCTCAGTGCCAACGGGATAGCGCCATAGGCCACGCCCCAGACCAGCACCGACATGATCACGCCCAGACCGCTGCTGACCACGAATGGCAGCGTAACCAGCGAGAGGACCATCAGCGCGACGGCAGCGCCCAACGACAGTTGCAAATGGCGGGTGACGCTGGCCGACACCAGGAAGTTGGCGAGCATGCCGACCAGGCCGAAACCGAGGAGCGTCAGGGTGATGGTCCCGGCGCTGAAGCCCGCCTGTTGAACCAGAAACGGCGCGATGTAGGTATAAGAGGCAAAGTGCGCGCCGATGATCAGCCCCATCAGCAGAATGCTGCGCTGCGTGGTGTGCTTGCTGACGTAACGCAGCAAGGTCCTCACGCTCAGGCTTTCATTGGCGTGCAGTGAAGGCAGCGTCAGCGTTTGCGCCGCCAGCGCAATCAACGCCAGCGCTGCGGTCGCCAGGAACGAAGCGCGCCAGGAAAACAGCGTGCTGATGAACGTGCCAAACGGCACACCAAGTACGGTCGCGAAGGTAATGCCGGCGAAGATGATGGCGGTGGCTTTGGCGGCCTTGTCAGGGGTCACCAGACGTCCGGCCGCAGCGATCGCGATGGCCCAGAAACCGCCCAGCGCGACGCCGAGCAGCCCGCGCCCCAGCAGCATGCTCACCAGGTTCGGCGCCATGGCGCTGATCAGGTTGGAGGCCACCAGCAGCACGGCCAACAGAATCAGCAAGGAGCGACGATTGATCCGGCCCGCGCCGATCATCATGGCGGGCGCGGAGATCGCTGCCACGATGCCGGGGATCGTCACCATCAATCCGGCCGTGCCGTCGGTGACACCAAGTTCCTTGGCGATCTGCGGCAAAACACCGACTGGCAAGTATTCAGTCGTGACGAAAGCGAAAGCGCCAAGCGCCACGGAAAACACAGACATCCACTGACGCGTGCTCGAAGCCTTTACGTCGTGGTTAGGCATGTCAGCTGCAGACAGTTCTGCCGCTGACCCTGATTGAGCGTCATTCATGAAAGAGACCTCGGAAGTTGTTTCAAACGGCCGCACACAGGCGTTGCTGCTGCCGGTGATCGGCAGCAGGGCGCTTGAGTGAGCGTGGAGAAAGACGGCTGATGCGGTCGGTCGCAGCGATTTAATCGACGACGACCACGATGCGACCCAAGTGCTGGCTCTTTTCCAGGTAGTGATGGGCCTGGACCATTTCATCGAACTTGAATGTCTTCTCGATGAGAGGCTTCAAGGCACCGGACTCCAGTCCCCGGGAAATAAACTCCACCGCCTTTTTCTGGCTCTCAGGGTGTGTCGTGATCTCGAACAGGTTGTAACCCCGAATGATCGGTTTTTTCGCGATCACGTCCAGAATGGGCAGCGGCGTCACGTCGGTGCTGAGGGCTCCATAGATGAATACCGTACCGCCCGGCGTCAGCGCAGAGATCAGTTTGGGGAAGTGTGCGCCGCCGACGGGGTCGAAGATGATCGAGGCGCCTTTACCGTCAGTGATGCTCATCACCTCGGCGACCAGGTCCTGTTCTTCGGTGGCGATCACGTACTGCGCGCCGGCATCGAGCAATTGCTGACGCTTTTCCCGGGTGCGGGTCAATGCCACCGAGGTCGCGCCCATCATGTTGACCATCTGGATGGTGCCCACCCCAACGCTGCTGGAGGCTGCGTTGATCAGGACCGTGTCGCTCGGCGTGAGCAGGCCGGTCGCGATCAATGCGCCATAGGGCGTTATATAGGGGTTCCAGATGGACACTGCCTCTTCGAATGACAGCGTCGACAGGTGTTTGACCACTGCGTGCGCCGGGGCGAGGACTTCTTCGCCGTACATGCCGTAGTCGTTGAGGGAGAACGATGGGACAGTGCTGACCGCGTCGCCGGGTTTGACGTGGGTCACGTTGGCGCCTACCGCGCTAACGATCCCGGCACTTTCATACCCCAGGCGGGCAGGCAATTTGACAGGCTCGACGTATTCGCCGTGGCGCCACATGGATTCGGCGCGATTAAGGCCGATGGCCTTTACGCGGATCAGAACTTCGTTGTCAGAAGGGACTTGCGCGCCCACTTCTTGATACTGCAACACTTCAGGTGCGCCGTAGCGCTCGAACGTGATGATTCGCATGAGGATGTGCTCTTGAAGGTGATAAGTGACCCGCTCAAACTCACCGTTCGATGGGGATCTACTTGTTGACCGCCAGAGTAGTGCACATCCTGTTCAGCAAAAATCGCCCAGACCTCCGAACACTCAGGACAAAAGTTCTGCAATGAGTGTTCGGGGTCTTAGCGGGCAATCAGGCCGGCATGGTCCAAGGCTCGAGGCTGTAACCTTCACCGCTGATTTCCGCACGGGCCTGTTCCAGAACCTGCGCCAGTTGCTTGGGATCGGAGTAAGCGCTGCTTGGAATCTGTTTGCGACCGATTCGGGTGCTGGTGCGATCGATAACGGTCAGGCTCAGTTCGCCGTTACCGTCTTGTGGGGCCCAGGCCACGCACTGGAAGGGTTCGAAGGCGTGACCGGCGATCAGCAAGGCATCGTTAAAGCGCAAAGGGGCGTTCATGGAAAATCCTCAAGTGCCCGTATCAATTCATTCCCCGACGGCGGGCTTCCCGTTCGGTTGGATACTTGTACTGATGACCTGCGCCGGGGGGTAAGTCACACCGTATTTCGATTTTTTTCTGTTTATTTCGCTTTGCCGCACTTCTTTTATTGAATCGGCCGCGCTTTTTTACCGCGATTCGGGTGTTTCAGTACTGATCCAATGGCGTGATTACCTCTTTAATGCCTTTTAGGCAGGTTTAAGCACGTTTCGATCTTAGGCTTATAGTTAAACGGTCCAAGCGCGTGTCAAAAATTTGCTAATGTAACCACCAGGGTCGCCAAGACACTGTTTCTAAAAATGTTTTTTCTCCGGAATATTATTTGAATCCTGGCGCCAAGGAATTTCATATGCATGAACTGGCATCGATCCGCCGCCTGTTAATTGTCGAACCGTGTGAAGAGTGTCTGCGTTTGATTCCGGGGCTGCGCATCGCAGGTTGGGAGGTGGACAGCTGCACGCTCGAATCGGCAGCGTCACGCGCGTGTGACGTTGGACTCATCCGTTTGATGCCTCAGCACTTCGAGCAGCCGCAGCTGATCAAGGAGCTGATCACCCGCAGCAACACGGAATGGATTGCCGTGCTGACCGCCGAGGACTTGCGTCGCGAGTTGATCGGCGATTTTGTCTGCGAGTGGTTCTTCGACTTCCATACGCTTCCGTTCGATGTCGCCCGGGTTCAAGTCACCCTTGGCCGTGCCTACGGCATGGCGCGGTTACGCGCGCAGGGTGCCAGTTACGGTAACGGGCCGGAGCATGAATTGCTCGGAGAGAGTCGCCCGATCCGTGAGCTGCGCCGTTTGCTGACCAAGCTGGCACCCACTGAATCGCCGGTGTTGATTCGGGGCGAAACCGGCACAGGCAAGGAGCTGGTAGCGCGCACGCTGCACCAGCAGTCCCAGCGTCGAAACCAGCCATTCGTGTCAATCAATTGCAGTGCGGTGGGTGAGCATCAGTTGCAGGCCGAGTTGTTCGGCTACGAAGAAGACGGTTTCAGTGGCGGCCAGCAACGAAAGACCGGACGCATTGAAGCGGCCAACGGCGGAACTCTGTTCCTCGATGAAATTGGCGACCTGCCGCTTGATGTCCAGGCCAATCTGCTGCGCTTTCTGCAGGATCGACACCTCGAAATAAACGGTGAGCGCGTGGCGGTGGATGTGCGCATCCTTGCCGCGACCCATGTTGACCTGGAAGCGGCGATTCGCAAGAAACGCTTCCGTGAGGACCTGTATTACCGGTTGAACGTGCTGCAGGTCGGTACCGCTCCATTGCGCGAGCGGCATGGTGATCTGGCGTTGCTGGCCAATCATTTCGCGCATTTCTACAGTCAGGAAACCGGTCGGCGGCCCCGAAACTTCAGCCAGGATGCGTTGGTTGCCATGGGCAAACACGACTGGCCGGGGAACGTGCGTGAACTGGAGAATCGCGTGCGTCGTGGGCTGGTGCTGGCCGAGGGCAGGCAGATCGAGGCGTTTGACCTGGGCTTGCTGGGCGAGGAAGAAATCAGTTCGAGCATGGGCACGCTGGATGAGTATAAATGCCGAGCCGAACGCCAGGCCCTGTGTGACGTGCTCACGCGTCACAGCGACAACCTCAGCGTGGCGGCCAAGGTGCTGGGGATTTCGCGTCCAACGTTTTACCGGTTGCTGCACAAACATCAGATTCGATGAGCGAGCTAACGCCCGCAGGTCCAGGGTCAAACACGGGTCTGCGGACTGCACCCCAATAGTTCTTCCACCGCTTCAACCGCTCGTTCCATGCGGTAGCTCCAACTGCCTTCGATCACTTCGTAACGTTGCCCATGTCGGTGGAGCCACTCTCGACTGGCGTTGAAGAATGCCTGACGCTCGCTGAGCAGAGGCTGGCAGCGCTGACCGTCGCTCACCCATTCGACGCCGTCGGGCGAGAGCAGCAGGTGCAGATCGTAGCGCCGGGTCAGCAGTTCCTGTTCAAGCCAAGGCGGGCAGTTTCCGAACAACGTCCGACTCCACAGGATATTGCTCAGCAGATGGGTGTCGAGGATCAGCAGCTCCGGGGCCCGTGATCGTGCTTCGTCTTCCCGTGCCAACTGTCCGCGAGCGATGACCGGAATGTCCGCATAACAGGTGTCACGCTGGTCCTGCTCGATGAACTGGCGCACGTACTCACTGACCAACTCGCCGCCAAAGCGCTGCTGAAGGTGTTCGGCCAGCCAGCTTTTGCCGCTCGACTCAGGCCCTGCCAATACCAGAACGTGCATGCCGGACTTCAGCGTGCGAGCGCGGGATCGGCGCGCCAGTCACGCCATCCCTGCACGGCCAGCAACGTGAATAACGCGTACAGGGCCGCCGTCAGGTAGAGCGCTTTATAAAGGAACAGCCCGACAAAAATGACATCGAGCACGATCCACAGCGGCCAGCATTGCACGCGTTTCTGCGCCATCCACACTTGGGCGACGAGGCTGAAGCCGGTCAGTGCCGCATCCAGCCAAGGCTGCGCGGCGTCGGTGAAGTGCGCCATGGCCGCGCCCAATACCAGACTCACCGCGGCGCCTGCGGCCAGACTTGATGTCAGGGCGCCGCCGCTCAAGGACGTCACGCGGCGGCCGTCGACAACCTCGCCGCGCCGTGTCCACTGCCACCAGCCATACAATTGCAACACGGCGTAGACAACCTGCAGCAGCATGTCCGAATAAAGCTTCACGTCGAAAAAGATCCAGGTGTAGAGCAACACCATGACCAGTCCGATCGGCCAGCACCACGGGTTCTGTTTGACTGTCAGCCAGACGGCAATGACACCGAGTGCAGCGGCGAACAGTTCAAGCCCGGACATGAAGACTCCTATGGAAAGGGGAAACGGAGGAAAAAGGCCGACGATTGTAAGCCGTTTGTGAACCCTTGTGGCGTGCCGAGTCAAAGGGACGTGCTTGTGCATGGCTCATAGGAAAAAACATCACCGAACCGCCCTTGCGTCAAGGGCTGCGCGCCAATATCCATGCTAGAGCGTTCGCCGCGCAGGTCTGATAGGATCGCGGCGCTCGCGTGCTTGAGCCCGCAGTCTTGACTGTTCATGCGGTTTTTACATCGGACCGTTTAACGTGCGCTGAACAGTGCTCAAAACATATCAAGAGAGCTTCGCCACGAGCAGGCTCCATTCTGGGGGAATGATGGATCTTTGGACCGCCGCACAGGCGTTGATACTTGGGGTTGTAGAAGGATTGACGGAGTTCTTGCCGATCTCCAGCACCGGCCACCAGATCATTGTGGCCGACTTGATCGGCTTTGGCGGCGAGAGGGCAATGGCGTTCAACATCATCATTCAGCTGGGGGCGATCCTGGCGGTGATGTGGGAGTTCCGGCGCAAGATTGCCGACGTCGTCACCGGCCTTCCGACGCAGCCGCAGGCGCGTCGTTTCACCCTTAACCTGATCATCGGCGTGCTTCCGGCCGTTGTGCTCGGCGTGATGTTTTCCGACCTCATCCACCAATACCTGTTCAACCCGATCACCGTAGCGGCCGCATTGGTCATCGGCGGTTTCATCATGTTGTGGGCCGAGCGCCGCCAGCACGAAGTTCACGCCGAGTCCGTGGACGAGATGACCTGGGCCGATGCGCTTAAAGTGGGTTTTGCCCAGTGCCTGGCGATGATCCCTGGCACCTCGCGCTCGGGCTCGACCATTATCGGCGGGCTGCTGTTTGGGTTGTCTCGCAAGACAGCCACCGAGTTCTCGTTCTTTCTGGCGATGCCGACGATGATCGCCGCGTCGCTTTATTCGGGTTACAAGTACCGTCATCTGTTCCAGCCCGATGACTTCGCGGTGTTCGCGGTTGGCTTCATTACGTCGTTCATCTTCGCGATGATCGCCGTGCGAGCCTTGCTCAAATTCATTGCGACGCACAGTTATGCGGTGTTCGCCTGGTACCGGATCGCCTTCGGGCTGTTGATTCTGGCGACCTGGGCGTTCGGCTGGGTCGACTGGTCCAATGCGCAGCCGTGACGTGATGAATCCTCGCGTCCAACCGAATGCTGGAAAGCGTGCCGAGAAAACCTCCGTGCGCTGGCTCAAGTTCAAACTGTCGGTACTGGTGTTGCTCTGCGCCTTGCCAGCGTATGGGGTGCTGTCGATCGGGTTGCACGGTGGCAGCTGGTTGGCAGCGGCGATCTACCCGGTGATGAGCGTGATCGCGTTCGCACTGTATGGTCATGACAAAAAGCGGGCACGCACCCAGGGTCAGCGCACGCCCGAGAAGCTCTTGCATGCAGCGGAGTTGCTGGGTGGCTGGCCGGGGGCGCTGGTGGCGCAACAGGTTTTTCGGCACAAGACCCGCAAGGTGTCATACCAGGGCGTGTTCTGGCTGGTGGTTCTGTTGCATGAACTGTTCTGGATCGATCGTGTGCTGTTGGGCGGGAATTTTTTCGCCCGGCATTTTTTCTGATGCTCGCTGCGCCTGAGGCGCTAGAGCTTCAGGGCAACTTGTCGATGTTTGGGCAGTTTGCTCACCACCAACTGGTGCGAGCGGGTCAGGAGGTCACATAACTCGTCCCTGGCCATCGCGTAGGGGTGGGCAAGGGTGATCCAGTAGGCGCGCGCCAGATAGGGCGCCGGTCGGATGCCGGGCCGGTCGACATAACCCAGAAACAGGTCCGGGCCGACTTTGAACGCAAGGTCATTGCCCGCCAGTCCCATGACCGCAAACATCTTGGTTTCTGCGATGGAAAAGACGCGCACGCCGCCCCATTTGTAATCTTCTCGAGCGCCCGGGAGGCTGAGGCAAAAGGCAGCGACGTCTTCGGTGTCCATTGGGTTCTCCTGTTGAGGGAAGCGGGATTCCGGGTCCACGTTTTATCAGAATCGGCGAGCGAATGCCTGCCAGCGAGGAGGTAAGAAGGGGCTTGTTCGAGCGTTTCGATCAAGCCCTGTTTTTTGCCTGAATGCTTTTGCTATATACATGAGTGCCAACTGAAGTCGGTTGTAGGGGGCGCCACACGGCGAGAATTCTGGAGAGAAGCAATGCCTCTTACACGACGCGAGATTCTCCTCGGCGGCGCGGCGATCTGCGTGCCCGGCGCAGCCAGTGCGACGCTGGGGTTGCGCTGGAGCGGTGGACACATAGACCGCTTTTTTCCTCAGGCCAGCGCCGCCGAATCGACTCTGCCTGACACCCTCATCGACTCCATTCTGGAGCGTGGCGGTTGGTCCCCGTCAGCGGATGACAACACTCAAGGGGAGACACTCAAGACCGATTTCGTGAAGTCAGTGATCCTCGATTATCGAGACAAACCCCAGGAACGAAGCGCGCAGTCGGGTCTTGGCTTGCTGGCCCTGACCCTTAGCGTTGCACAATGGGGGATCGATGATCCTGACGGCTTGCCCCAAGATCCGGCGCAGAACGACTGGAAGGCGCAGACCAGCCACAACACGGGCAAGCATTTGATGAGCTACGGGGTCGGGGGCGTGGGTATCGCCCACCTCGATCAGGGTGACCTGCTCGCCTTCATGCGGTACGTGCTGGAAGCGGGCCTTGTTCCGGATGATCACCGGGCCGCTTTCACGCGTCTGACCGTCCCTTCGCTTTATCCCGCCACGCAAGGCGGTGTCTACGGTCAGTTACGCGCGGCAGGCGAATGTGCGCCGCTGGCGATCGATGTGGATCTGGACGGGGCGGTATTCAAGCATTTCAAGAACTCGCACAACGTTGGCTACTGCCAGAAATACAAGAATCCTTCCCTGACCTCCCTTGATTGGCAGACCTTCCGCACCTGGATACGCGCGGCGTTGCGGACCAAGGAGGGACAGCGCTGGGTGTTCCGGTTTTGGCTGGAGAAATACTGGGACAAGAGCCTTGCCCGCGTTCCGCCAGGGGAGGGGGCTACTGAAGAGTTGCTGATCAACGTGCGCATCCGCAACTCACTGCCAGCGTGCGCCGACAAAGCGGTGCTCGCGCCTGCGCTGGACGTGAATGCGCGGGTACAGAGAGAACTGGACGAGTACGCCAAGTGCGCACCCAGTGCCTACGATCGCCGGCGAGCGCTGATGCTCAGGCCAGTCGTGTTGTACAGGCACTTCACCGGTGCGCCGCCGTTGGGCACGACGCAACAGGCAAAATGATCGGGTCGTTTTACACGCCGCCTACCGAGTGGGCGGTGAACTCCGCCGCGACGTGGTCGATCCATGCACGCACCGCCGGCAGCGTGCCACGCCGCTGGGTGTAGGCGGCTTGAAGATTGCCGCTCGGCATCGACCAGTCCGGCAGCAAGCGCACCAGGGTCCCGTCCGAGAGCGCATCATGGCAGTTCATCATGGGCAGCATCGTCATGCCCAGTCCGGCTAAAGCGGCAGCCTTGCGGATCGGGAAGTCGTCGATGGCCAGGCGTGGCTCAAGGATCACTTCCTGGCGTCGGCCGTCCTGGTGCACCAATTGGTAGTGCACCTTGCGATCAGCCTCTATCGCGCCGAGCACCGGTAACTGATACAGGTCGTCCGGTGTGTGGATGTGTTTGTCGGCCATCAATGCGGGAGACGCGACCAGCACCGCCTTAGCCGGGGCCAGGTGACGAACGATCAGGCTCGGGTCTTCGTCGCCGACGTCGCGCACACGCAGCGCAACATCGATGCCTTCATTGACAAGGTCGACCCGACGATTCACCAGCAACAGCTCAAGCTGAACCTGCGGGTAATGGGCCAGAAATTCCGAGACCACGCCGCTCAGGTTCCAGTGCGTCATGCCGACCGGACACGACACGCGCAGGCGACCTCGGGGTTCGGCCGAAAGCGTGGCGACGGCCTCATCCGCCATCTCGGCTTCCAGCAGCATCGCCTGGCAGTGCTGCAGGTAGCGCTCGCCGACGGCGGTGAGCGCCAGTTTGCGCGTGGTCCGCTGCAGAAGGCTGGCATTGAGCCGTGTCTCCAGTTCAGCGATCCGCCGTGACAGCCGTGACTTGGGAATGCCCAGCGCGCGCCCGGCAGCCGCGAAGCCGCCGCACTCCACCACTTTGGCGAAATAGTAAAGATCGTTGAGGTCTTGCATCTTGTTCTCGATTGTCCTGCTGATGGGACAAACTATCGCATTTTTGCCGACTAATCAGCCATTCGCTTCC
Proteins encoded:
- a CDS encoding ATP-binding protein, which translates into the protein MTDTPHFPLAAVVGADELKLALCLTAIDPKIGGVLIEGPRGMAKSTLARGLADLLASGQFVTLPLGATEERLVGTLDLDAALGEGRASFSPGVLAKADGGVLYVDEVNLLPDHLVDLLLDVAASGINLVERDGISHRHPARFVLIGTMNPEEGELRPQLLDRFGLNVALSGQTLPQQRGQIIRRRLDFDAAPDAFIEQWAHEQQALKARCETARGLLASIELDDTSLATITERCFAAGVDGLRADLVWLRAARAHAAWRGASSITEDDIDAVAEFALRHRRREPQAPQSPTSAAQDNPSQSPPKPPEQGEGHWGEMPAQPVATGTRREVPSWPKKP
- a CDS encoding vWA domain-containing protein, coding for MAWLPTLLRGRPKTRHDLVRQPRTRRPQSLWLVIVDASASTRRHQALSQTKGFLAQLFDDAYRQRARLALLTASGARARWQHQGLKAGPSLQPWLNALGAGGGTPLFDAIGQASDWLDKRHKRYPAEDHRLVILTDGRVKDMPALIAFDCPSLLIDIELGPIRLGRAIEMARQLGADYRHIDELA
- a CDS encoding MFS transporter; protein product: MNDAQSGSAAELSAADMPNHDVKASSTRQWMSVFSVALGAFAFVTTEYLPVGVLPQIAKELGVTDGTAGLMVTIPGIVAAISAPAMMIGAGRINRRSLLILLAVLLVASNLISAMAPNLVSMLLGRGLLGVALGGFWAIAIAAAGRLVTPDKAAKATAIIFAGITFATVLGVPFGTFISTLFSWRASFLATAALALIALAAQTLTLPSLHANESLSVRTLLRYVSKHTTQRSILLMGLIIGAHFASYTYIAPFLVQQAGFSAGTITLTLLGFGLVGMLANFLVSASVTRHLQLSLGAAVALMVLSLVTLPFVVSSGLGVIMSVLVWGVAYGAIPLALSSWMQLTSPQLPEASSAMLVTTFQIAIASGSLVGGLIVDGYGLAPALFFGALLGVLGVLVMATFGLGHDRLIEKLQG
- a CDS encoding zinc-dependent alcohol dehydrogenase family protein — protein: MRIITFERYGAPEVLQYQEVGAQVPSDNEVLIRVKAIGLNRAESMWRHGEYVEPVKLPARLGYESAGIVSAVGANVTHVKPGDAVSTVPSFSLNDYGMYGEEVLAPAHAVVKHLSTLSFEEAVSIWNPYITPYGALIATGLLTPSDTVLINAASSSVGVGTIQMVNMMGATSVALTRTREKRQQLLDAGAQYVIATEEQDLVAEVMSITDGKGASIIFDPVGGAHFPKLISALTPGGTVFIYGALSTDVTPLPILDVIAKKPIIRGYNLFEITTHPESQKKAVEFISRGLESGALKPLIEKTFKFDEMVQAHHYLEKSQHLGRIVVVVD
- a CDS encoding sigma-54 dependent transcriptional regulator, translating into MHELASIRRLLIVEPCEECLRLIPGLRIAGWEVDSCTLESAASRACDVGLIRLMPQHFEQPQLIKELITRSNTEWIAVLTAEDLRRELIGDFVCEWFFDFHTLPFDVARVQVTLGRAYGMARLRAQGASYGNGPEHELLGESRPIRELRRLLTKLAPTESPVLIRGETGTGKELVARTLHQQSQRRNQPFVSINCSAVGEHQLQAELFGYEEDGFSGGQQRKTGRIEAANGGTLFLDEIGDLPLDVQANLLRFLQDRHLEINGERVAVDVRILAATHVDLEAAIRKKRFREDLYYRLNVLQVGTAPLRERHGDLALLANHFAHFYSQETGRRPRNFSQDALVAMGKHDWPGNVRELENRVRRGLVLAEGRQIEAFDLGLLGEEEISSSMGTLDEYKCRAERQALCDVLTRHSDNLSVAAKVLGISRPTFYRLLHKHQIR
- a CDS encoding AAA family ATPase, with product MHVLVLAGPESSGKSWLAEHLQQRFGGELVSEYVRQFIEQDQRDTCYADIPVIARGQLAREDEARSRAPELLILDTHLLSNILWSRTLFGNCPPWLEQELLTRRYDLHLLLSPDGVEWVSDGQRCQPLLSERQAFFNASREWLHRHGQRYEVIEGSWSYRMERAVEAVEELLGCSPQTRV
- the pnuC gene encoding nicotinamide riboside transporter PnuC, whose translation is MSGLELFAAALGVIAVWLTVKQNPWCWPIGLVMVLLYTWIFFDVKLYSDMLLQVVYAVLQLYGWWQWTRRGEVVDGRRVTSLSGGALTSSLAAGAAVSLVLGAAMAHFTDAAQPWLDAALTGFSLVAQVWMAQKRVQCWPLWIVLDVIFVGLFLYKALYLTAALYALFTLLAVQGWRDWRADPALAR
- a CDS encoding undecaprenyl-diphosphate phosphatase, yielding MDLWTAAQALILGVVEGLTEFLPISSTGHQIIVADLIGFGGERAMAFNIIIQLGAILAVMWEFRRKIADVVTGLPTQPQARRFTLNLIIGVLPAVVLGVMFSDLIHQYLFNPITVAAALVIGGFIMLWAERRQHEVHAESVDEMTWADALKVGFAQCLAMIPGTSRSGSTIIGGLLFGLSRKTATEFSFFLAMPTMIAASLYSGYKYRHLFQPDDFAVFAVGFITSFIFAMIAVRALLKFIATHSYAVFAWYRIAFGLLILATWAFGWVDWSNAQP
- a CDS encoding DUF1294 domain-containing protein, yielding MNPRVQPNAGKRAEKTSVRWLKFKLSVLVLLCALPAYGVLSIGLHGGSWLAAAIYPVMSVIAFALYGHDKKRARTQGQRTPEKLLHAAELLGGWPGALVAQQVFRHKTRKVSYQGVFWLVVLLHELFWIDRVLLGGNFFARHFF
- a CDS encoding MmcQ/YjbR family DNA-binding protein — its product is MDTEDVAAFCLSLPGAREDYKWGGVRVFSIAETKMFAVMGLAGNDLAFKVGPDLFLGYVDRPGIRPAPYLARAYWITLAHPYAMARDELCDLLTRSHQLVVSKLPKHRQVALKL